AATGGCTGGTCTATATTCTAACTGTTGCAAACACCATAAACAAAACAGGACACCGTATTGAGACTTTTGATCCTCTAAATGCTTCTTCTGCAAGCTTCTGTGCCAAATTAATTATTGGGTAACATGCCTTTacttcttgaatgttgatgaagaCATTACATCAACCAagattctactttttttttgagCTACAGGAAAATTAAATATCAATTGGAGACACACATTAGACACTTTTACGTGTGCAACACCTGTGgggcctctctctctctctttcactGAATTATAGTTTCCTGGGATACCAAATTTTGGTAGGTTGGTTGCTATACTTTGAAGAGTTGCAGTAGCAAATGTTTAAGTAGGGAACCTTTAGATTACTTCCTTTTCCGAGACTTTTTGGCTCATTGCTGTACCCTTTTTGTTTTGAGATATAACTTCTGGTCTAGAAAAAATTTAGAGGTTTATATTCTGAAAGCATAAGATATTTGCTGAAGCCTGTTGTTTATTTACTGCTTTGTGGACGCATGTTTTATTCATAGCTAATCTTCAAAATGACAGGCTAAGAACTGGAAATAATTGTATAAATCCTTTTGTTGCCTAAAGAGTACCGTAGATACTGGACTTCCAATTATGAACTTATAATGGTGTTGTGGAATCTAATGAATCAGTTTTATTTCTTCAGCAAGTGAATCGGCTTGAGATTACTCCAGATAAACGGTTTCTGGCTGCTGCAGGAAATCCACATATTCGACTGTTTGATGTTAACTCCAATAGCCCGCAGCCTGTATGTTTCTAATGACCTTTTCTTATTTGGCTTCATCATTCTATCTCTCTCTTTTATGAATCCGTTCAGGGGTATTCTGTATTTATAGGTGTATTTGAAATTCTATTCTGGTCTATGGCAGGTAATGAGCTATGATTCACACACAAATAATGTTATGGCAGTGGGATTTCAATGTGATGGAAATTGGATGTATTCTGGATCTGAAGATGGGACAGTAAAGATATGGGACTTGAGGTACATTTAATATGCAAAAATAACTTCTtgaattgtttattttgatgtgcTTTCCTCTTATATGGAAATTAGAAGAGTGATCACTCTGATTGTTATTATAGGGCACCAGGCTGTCAAAGAGAATATGAAAGTCGTGCAGCTGTGAATACAGTTGTTTTGCACCCGAATCAGGTGATGTATGAGaattttttatggtaaaaagTTGCAGATATTGTCTGAATTTCTCATACTCACATTTGTTCCCTAATGTTGGTGGTGGCAAATTACTGATTTTTGTTATCTTTGTGATAGTTTATGATTTAATTGCTTGTCTAAATATTGTTAATCAGGAGTTCAGCATTGTTGGCaaagttttcctttttctttcatctGTTCTTGAAGTCAGTGTTAAGTTTGGACTGGTAAAGGCTTTGTTGGCACTTTTAGGGTCGTAATGGATAGACAGATATTTTACTTGATAAACTTGTTCAACATGTGATGGGCATGATATCCAACTTTTATGTGACTTTTATTAACCCCCAACTTACAGTTTAGGAGGTTAGGGAATCATTTGggctttcattttgcccttagaaattgaaaatttgatgTGGAGGTATTCTATGTGGAATATAGCTTTGGCAATCAATAGTTTCAACCTCTACAGGAATGATTTATGTATTCTATCACTACCCTCTCCCTGGTTCCTCGCAcaccaacccaaaaaaaaaaaaaaaaacacacgcGCACATAGAAAAAGGGACCAATGGCATAAGTATGGATACATTAGAGCTTCACTGTGATCGCTGATATCTGATTTGATCTGTGGCTGGTCGGTAGAATGCTGTTGCGTCTTTGAACCAAGAAGGTAGTTATTTGTGGTGCATCCTAGTGTTGGATATTGAATTTCACTTGTAACTCTTCGATCTGGTGTACTGCACGACTGATGGTTTGCACTAGGATGAAGTCCTTGAATACTGTACTCAATGTTCCATCGCTATAAAGTCAACTTTTCCTGTGCATGCAAGGTGCTGCTTTGGCTTGCTACTCCTTTAGCTGACTCTGATGATTTGAAATTGTAGACTGAGCTGATATCAGGGGACCAAAATGGCAATATACGTGTCTGGGACTTGACTGCAAATTCATGCAGCTGTGAGTTGGTATGTTGGCTGTTCTGCTTCTTAGTAATTATTTGGATAACAGTCACCTGTTATGCTTGCCATGAGCGTGTCAGAATTTGAGAATCAATTTTTGCTTTCTGGCTTAGTTTTTATATATGGTTCCATCGAAAAAAAGGTGTGTAGATAAAATTTCCTAAACTTGTGGCCAATTGGCTAAACTGATTCAGGGAGTTTAAAGCCATTCCTTTTGCAATTtaagttctctctctctctctctcatacaTGCGTATTATGTTTCTTTAGTTGATTTCCATACGACTTTTCTGATCTCAGGTTCCTGAGGTGGATACCGCTGTGCGATCGTTGACGGTAATGTGGGATGGCAGTCTGGTGGTTGCTGCAAACAATCGTGGAACTTGTTATGTGTGGCGCTTGTTGCGAGGCACCCAGGtatcttcatcagatttttaCTGTTAGTTTTTTCTCCCCTTTCTTTTGGTTCACAAGGAAGCACTATTTAGCCACCATTAGATTATTACCTTGTTTTTCCATAAGAAGCACTATGCAGCCTACCGTTAGTGACTCATGTGGACTTTTTGTTGCAGACTATGACCAACTTTGAGCCACTACATAAGTTACAGGCTCATGATGGCTACATCCTTAAATGCCTTCTTTCCCCTGAGTTTTGTGAGCCTCACCGGTATCAATTTTAAATTACATTTCCTgtcacacacacactcacacacaccCCATTATGTTTATATATAGATATACATGGACACGCACAAACACACATACAAAAAACACATGTATACATATACATAGAAAGGGTTTTCTCATGATACTTTAGTTTTCAGTTTAATATTCTCTTTACATAGAAAGGGCAATGTACGTTCGTGTCTCTTCTAGTATATTTTGTACTCTTCTTCTGACAGGCTACGCTTTCAGGTATTTGGCCACTGCATCATCTGATCACACTGTCAAGATATGGAATGTTGATGGCTTTACTTTGGAGAAAACATTAAGAGGTCTGGATCAACAACTGATTGAAAcgtctttttcattttttgcagTCATATGGACCATTCAATCTAGCTGTTACTCTATTTTTCTTGCTCTTCTGGTTGTTAGGGCATCAGCGCTGGGTTTGGGACTGTGTTTTCTCTGTTGATGGTGCTTATCTCATCACAGGTAATCACATCAGAAGTGAGCGGATACTGGCGTATGTTTAGTTACCTGAATGACAACATTCTTGATCATTAGCAGCCAAGAAGGATATAACCACaaacttttttactttttaggtCTCCATGAATGACCTGACCTTATCCTAACTCTGTTTGACGGTATGGTGCCACAAGGGCTTGTATACTTATATTGCGGGAAAAAGTCTTCAGCCACTAATCCTTAAACCATGCCATTTCTAAAACTACCCGCATTATCTGATTCCTACTAAAAAATGCTTTGTGCTCTTGAAGTTTCTGAACTCCTCCATGTGATATAATCGTCTGATGACTTGAACATGTATGAGTTtactttttccccttttatgAAAATATTAAAAGAAACGCCTATTTAGTTTTTGGACATTGGGAATTGCAAGCTTTTGTTTCAGACTTGGGGTTGAAGGAGCCTCTTGCTTTCTTTATATGCCTTATCATGTTAATGACTTTATATAATCTTCAAACAATGCAGCTTCCTCTGATACTACAGCTAGATTATGGTCAATGGCTTCTGGTGAAGATATCAGAGTATACCAAGGGCATCACAAAGCAACAGTATGCTGTGCTCTCCATGATGGTGCAGAACCTTCTTCTTAGTGTCTTCCTTCTTATATCTCCTATTTGCAGCGAGACTTGTCCATGCATGCCATGGGgattcttttaatctttttttttttgcccttttcttgTTCtgtaatttccattttttaattGAACATGTTTTCACAGTCATAATTACACATTTACCTTGGCTGCTGTGTAAATATTATCCATTTAAAGCTCACCTAATATATTCATGTGCTTGCCATGCTTTTATGCATTTGATTTATAGGCTTTGCTCATTGGAAAATTGCTATTAGTCATTTCTTGTAACCTTTAAGCTGTGCATCCGGGCAGACAGGTATTGAGTGGCAGTTTAAACCTTGCCACCAGATGCATGCTTAGGGGAGAATTTTCTACACTGTTGGGTTCAAAATGGTTTATAAGGCTAAGTGCTTCCATTTAATTTTTAGGTAAACGATAGAATTAGATCAACATTCGGCATAAAACACTAGAGAAGCAGTAACCGTGCACAACTGTTACAGTGCCTAAACTAACTAGCCAATACCACGATGTTAAGTATTAGCTGCATTGTCTTTGGAATTCATAGAACCAATGCAGTAGAGGATCATAGCAATCTTCTATGCTTGTACCCCCGCTCACTTAGCGGCGGAGTCACATTTAGGTAGAGGATCTAGCTCACCAGCATTGGCTGACCGAATGGCTTTAAAGAAAAATGCGTTCCCATTATTATCCATTCAGCATATGAGTATTTCATTCCCTAGCATCACTGAACCCATTTTCCATTTTAGTCAGAGCCAGTGGGCTAGAATCAAGTAATCAGCAACTTGCActcttcttgtttgtttgtttttttttttttaagtagtaCGAAAGACCAGTACTTGGTAGTCTAAGAGGAGTTTGCAAAACGAGGCAGACAGAAACCTCTACGGTCATCTTCTAATAACTTAGAAATTAGAAATACAAGAAGGTCTACAAGGGAAATTAATGAAAACTAGCTTCTCCTTTGCACCCATTCTTGCCAAAAAGTCTGCACTTTTATTTGCTTCTCTGCAGATGTGTTTAATAGAGGCAGTCCGGAAATTCTGCATAATTGTCCTGCAATCAGAGATAATAGAGAAGAGTTCATGAGTGTTAGCATGTGAATCCTTACCAAGCTCGAAAATCTGTAAATTGGAGATATCTAAGGATTGAGCCACAATGAGTCCCATCTTTTAGTGCAGAGTTCAGCAGCAATCTTTGAGGCAATTCCCATGTTTCTGCAGAATCCTTCCACTCATTCACCAATGTAAATGGTGAATTAGTCCACTTGCACTAGCTTTACCTGGATTTTCCAAGGATGATCTTCCGTCAGTGTTAAATTTATAAAAGAAGAGGTTCTAAAGGTCCCCGTTTAATGATGATTTGCTGCTGCTTCTTTACAACACCCGAATTTGTTGGCCCCAAAAAAAGTTACTCTTGATGCCAAAGCAAGGTTGATCTAGAAGGAATCTTTCATCATAGATTGAGGTTTGAAAAAAAGTTTATTCCTTTGTTTCCAAAGGATCCAGCATCCAAAGGCAATAATTGTGCCCCATTGACACTGAAAGAAGGGGAAGCTGATGAATTCAAGCAGGCCTCCTTCAGTTTGGTAGGGAAGTTCTGATCATTCAAGGAAAGACCGTGGTTAGGAACTCCCAGCTTTTCCTATACATATTTTGCATTCGGGCAACCAGAAAGGACATGAACAAAGTTGGCTGTCACAGAAGGGCCAAGACTCCTATTGAACAATGTTTATGCTCAGAAGGTTACTTTTCGTGGGAATCCAGTCCACGCTAGCCACCCAGTTGAAGTGTTTCTGCTCAACTCTCACCGATCCCAATTCAGAAAACAGAAGTTCCCTGCTagattttaaagaaaactcccCATAGGGGGAGGTTTCCATCTCATCCGAGGTTGGAGCTTAGAGAACTGGGGATGGATTTGATTCTGTAACATATCAGCAAATTTGTTTTCATTCATAGTAAGAATTATTCCTCTGTCGGCCTGTCAGGCAAAGTTGCGAATTACAACATTGGAGGAAGTGAATTGTTTTCACTTGAACTATTGACACTAAATTAAATAAGACATTTGAAACACTTTACAGAATTAAAAATTTAAGGGGACTTATCAATGACAGTCATCCCAGCAGATGGTGACACTAGAAGCCCGTTGATGTAGCAACAGGGAAAATCCAGCTTCTAGTTTTGTAGAGTctagaacaaaagaaaatgttAACACgaagacaaaaaaataaaaataaaagagagtGCTGCATCCACATTCAACCCGTCAAAGAAGACGAAAAGCAACAAAAAGGATGAAGAGAGGCATCGCAATAGCACGAACCAAAACTGAAACCAAGGAAAATCGATGACACGTTTTGttgtaaaatttcatttttttttcctttgtttctttttggcACATCCGCATGCAGTAATTACTCTTCCATACAAGTTTCAAATCCAAAAACTGCACTGGCATTACGGTAAAAGTAGATCAATATCTACTTAAGATGCAGGTGAAACAATCAGATGACAATTTCCCTTATAATTTATACGTTATTTTCGAGAAAAACAGAATTTGTAAATCCTATACATTGATATCAGTATCCAACTGCTGCATCAAGTCAAAGCACCCAGTACCCATTTTAACTGGCAAGCCAAGGCAAATTCTTGAAGATGGTGTCTCCAAGTTGTCAGTCATCCCATGAGATGCAGCTTCAACTATAAATTTTCCAGCTGTCTCAAAAGACATTTTAGCCAATGGTGATAGAGATTCCGCTATACTTCCATGTCTACTCATTGGCCGGTAGCCACCAGAGTGAGTCATGTAATCCGCAATTAAGCTTAAATGCCGGTAGTCTATCTGTACTCCATAGATACCAAAAACATTCTTCACCTCTCTTATGATGGTCGCTCTAGCAGCTTCAACTCCATATGTTTCCAGCATCGCATGAATGCTATTAGAATATATACGTGCAGTGTCAAGATCATCTTGCATTTCCCAGAAAGGAATGAAGTCAACACCTGCAGCCTTGAGAGCCCAATAAGGCAATAGGTCATCTACATTTGCTTTCATCTGTTTTTTTGCCTTGATTTTTTTATCCACTTTCTTCGCATCCCAGATGACTGTATTTTCACTTACATCATGTTCAACCATTTTACACTGATTGATCTTGCCGGAGCTCTTGATGTACACATGCTTCGCAGTCTTCTGAGCAATCTGCACCCCAGGCAAGAAATTATTGTGGAATCAATGATTTATCAAACAACAAGCTATaagacaaagaaagaaaagagagaagagaaaaaaaaaaaaaaaaaaagcaattcaGATCAGGACAACAGCGCAGAGAAATAAATCTAGAAAGCAATTTCAACTTGCAGCCTAACTATGATAAGACAAGGATCTATTAGGATTTTCATTTGAAATCTGCATTCAGACATAATATTCAGCTGCTGTTAAATACCTATTAACAAGCATCAGTTAACCAATTTTCATCTAGTAAAGATAACGTGATGCAGTATTTAAACTTAAAAAGGCAGCCGACTAGAACTCCAAAATGGTTTTACAATTGGAAGTTCATCAGTTCTGCCTGCTATGGAGTGCTTGTGAGATGTATTGTATCTCAGGAGTCACTGGGGGAATAATAAATGAAGGTCACTGTTTCAGAAGCAGCAATTATGTCTAAGGTTAACCTACAGGTAATAAATGTAACACATTTAAAAGAAGTAAAGACAATAAAGTACCTGAGCTAGCAAGATATGGGGTTCGTTGGTAAATCCAAAATGGGCTTCAAACTTTTGCCCTTCAACTTCCACAAATATATTTCTATCAGTTTCCTTCCTGAAAAATTTTTTCTCCGCCTTCTTCCTCTTTTTGAGTGttgattttccatttttgctGCCCGATTTAGGCTTTGACATTTCTTCATTATCATGTTCCATTTCAATAGCATCATCATCAACATCCATGGCTTCCTTACCCTCCCTAATTTCACCCTCATCATTTAACTGACCATCTTTTCCTTGTTCATGATCAGCAGTTGACTCATCCTCAGAGATGTCTTCATAGTCCATCTCATCAGTAGCCTGCTGTTTCCTCTTCTGTGCATCAGATCCAAGATCTTCAGCCATGTCATC
The Coffea arabica cultivar ET-39 chromosome 6c, Coffea Arabica ET-39 HiFi, whole genome shotgun sequence genome window above contains:
- the LOC113694100 gene encoding target of rapamycin complex subunit LST8 isoform X2, with product MTQPSVILATSSYDHTIRFWEAKSGRCYRTIQYPESQVNRLEITPDKRFLAAAGNPHIRLFDVNSNSPQPVMSYDSHTNNVMAVGFQCDGNWMYSGSEDGTVKIWDLRAPGCQREYESRAAVNTVVLHPNQTELISGDQNGNIRVWDLTANSCSCELVPEVDTAVRSLTVMWDGSLVVAANNRGTCYVWRLLRGTQTMTNFEPLHKLQAHDGYILKCLLSPEFCEPHRLRFQVFGHCII
- the LOC113694100 gene encoding target of rapamycin complex subunit LST8 isoform X1, coding for MTQPSVILATSSYDHTIRFWEAKSGRCYRTIQYPESQVNRLEITPDKRFLAAAGNPHIRLFDVNSNSPQPVMSYDSHTNNVMAVGFQCDGNWMYSGSEDGTVKIWDLRAPGCQREYESRAAVNTVVLHPNQTELISGDQNGNIRVWDLTANSCSCELVPEVDTAVRSLTVMWDGSLVVAANNRGTCYVWRLLRGTQTMTNFEPLHKLQAHDGYILKCLLSPEFCEPHRYLATASSDHTVKIWNVDGFTLEKTLRGHQRWVWDCVFSVDGAYLITASSDTTARLWSMASGEDIRVYQGHHKATVCCALHDGAEPSS